From a single Peromyscus maniculatus bairdii isolate BWxNUB_F1_BW_parent chromosome 4, HU_Pman_BW_mat_3.1, whole genome shotgun sequence genomic region:
- the Sestd1 gene encoding SEC14 domain and spectrin repeat-containing protein 1 isoform X1: MEASVILPILKKKLAFLSGGKDRRSGLILTIPLCLEQTNMDELSVTLDYLLSIPSEKCKARGFTVIVDGRKSQWNVVKTVVLMLQNVVPAEVSLVCVVKPDEFWDKKVTHFCFWKEKDRLGFEVILVSANKLTRYIEPCQLTEDFGGSLTYDHMDWLNKRLVFEKFTKESTSLLDELALINNGSDKGNEQEKERSVDLNFLPSVDPETVLQTGHELLSELQQRRFNGSDGGVSWSPMDDELLAQPQVMKLLDSLREQYTRYQEVCRQRSKRTQLEEIQQKVMQVVNWLEGPGSEQLRAQWGIGDSIRASQALQQKHEEIESQHSEWFAVYVELNQQIAALLNAGDEEDLVELKSLQQQLSDVCYRQASQLEFRQNLLQAALEFHGVAQDLSQQLDGLLGMLCVDVAPADGASIQQTLKLLEEKLKSVDVGLQGLREKGQGLLDQISNQASWAYGKDVTIENKENVDHIQGVMEDMQLRKQRCEDMVDVRRLKMLQMVQLFKCEEDASQAVEWLSELLDALLKTHIRLGDDAQETKVLLEKHRKFVDVAQSTYDYGRQLLQATVVLCQSLRCTSRSSGDTLPRLNRVWKQFTVASEERVHRLEMAIAFHSNAEKILQDCPEEPEAINDEEQFEEIEAVGKSLLDRLTVPVVYPDGTEQYFGSPSDMASTAEHIRDRMKLVSLKRQQLRHPEMVTSES, from the exons TGAGAAATGTAAGGCCCGAGGATTTACCGTGATCGTGGATGGCAGGAAGTCTCAGTGGAATGTGGTGAAGACAGTAGTCTTAATGCTGCAG AATGTTGTTCCAGCTGAGGTATCCCTTGTATGTGTAGTGAAGCCAGATGAATTCTGGGATAAGAAAGTAACACACTTTTGTTTTTGGAAAGAAAAGGATAGACTTGGCTTTGAG GTTATTTTAGTGTCTGCCAATAAGCTGACTCGTTACATAGAGCCATGCCAGCTGACAGAAGACTTTGGTGGGAGTCTTACCTACGATCACATGGACTGGCTAAATAAGAGGCTG GTCTTTGAGAAGTTTACAAAGGAGTCTACATCATTACTGGATGAGCTGGCTCTGATTAACAATGGAAGTGATAAGGGGAAtgagcaggagaaggagag GTCTGTGGACTTAAACTTTCTTCCGTCTGTTGACCCTGAGACAGTCCTTCAGACAg GGCATGAGTTGTTGTCTGAATTACAGCAGCGTCGGTTTAACGGCTCTGATGGAGGGGTCTCGTGGTCTCCTATGGATGATGAGCTGCTCGCACAGCCACAGGTTATGAAGCTGTTAGACTCACTCCGGGAGCAGTACACGCGCTACCAGGAAGTCTGCAGGCAGCGCAGTAAGCGCACGCAGTTAGAGGAGATCCAGCAGAAGGTGATGCAG GTTGTGAACTGGCTTGAAGGGCCTGGATCTGAACAGCTGAGAGCGCAGTGGGGGATTGGTGACTCCATCAGGGCTTCCCAGGCCCTGCAACAAAAGCATGAGGAGATCGAGAGCCAGCACAGT GAGTGGTTTGCAGTATATGTGGAGCTTAACCAGCAGATTGCAGCACTCTTGAACGCTGGGGATGAGGAGGATCTCGTGGAGTTGAAGTCTCTGCAGCAACAGCTTAGCGATGTTTGCTACCGACAGGCCAGTCAGCTAGAGTTCAGGCAAAATCTCCTACAGGCAGCTTTGGAATTTCATGGTGTGGCCCAAGAT TTATCTCAGCAGTTGGATGGCTTATTAGGTATGTTGTGCGTAGACGTAGCACCAGCTGATGGAGCATCGATTCAGCAAACTTTAAAACTGCTTGAAGAGAAGCTGAAAAGTGTTG ATGTGGGATTACAAGGCTTACGAGAAAAAGGTCAAGGTCTCCTGGATCAGATCTCCAATCAGGCTTCCTGGGCCTACGGAAAGGATGTAActattgaaaataaagaaaacgtgGACCACATACAAGGAGTGATGGAAGACATGCAGCTTAGAAAACAAAG ATGTGAGGACATGGTAGACGTGCGGAGGCTGAAGATGCTTCAGATGGTGCAGTTGTTTAAATGTGAAGAGGATGCTTCTCAG GCAGTAGAGTGGTTAAGTGAACTTCTGGATGCCCTGCTGAAGACCCACATCAGATTGGGCGATGATGCTCAGGAAACAAAAGTGTTACTGGAAAAACATCGAAAATTTGTTGATGTTGCACAG AGTACTTACGACTATGGCAGACAGTTGCTGCAGGCCACGGTCGTTCTGTGCCAGTCTTTGCGCTGTACTTCCCGGTCCTCAGGGGACACACTTCCTCGACTGAACAGAGTGTGGAAGCAGTTCACAGTAGCATCTGAAGAGAGAGTGCATAGGTTGGAAATGGCTATTGCCTTTCACTCAAATGCTGAAAAG ATTTTGCAAGACTGTCCAGAAGAGCCTGAAGCAATTAATGATGAGGAGCAGTTTGAGGAAATTGAAGCCGTTGGGAAGTCACTTTTGGATAGACTCACTGTCCCGGTGGTTTACCCCGATGG AactgaacaatattttgggagtCCAAGTGACATGGCTTCTACTGCAGAACACATCAGAGACAGAATGAAACTGGTCAGTCTCAAAAGGCAGCAGCTGAGACATCCCGAAATGGTGACCTCGGAAAGCTAA
- the Sestd1 gene encoding SEC14 domain and spectrin repeat-containing protein 1 isoform X2, whose amino-acid sequence MEASVILPILKKKLAFLSGGKDRRSGLILTIPLCLEQTNMDELSVTLDYLLSIPSEKCKARGFTVIVDGRKSQWNVVKTVVLMLQVILVSANKLTRYIEPCQLTEDFGGSLTYDHMDWLNKRLVFEKFTKESTSLLDELALINNGSDKGNEQEKERSVDLNFLPSVDPETVLQTGHELLSELQQRRFNGSDGGVSWSPMDDELLAQPQVMKLLDSLREQYTRYQEVCRQRSKRTQLEEIQQKVMQVVNWLEGPGSEQLRAQWGIGDSIRASQALQQKHEEIESQHSEWFAVYVELNQQIAALLNAGDEEDLVELKSLQQQLSDVCYRQASQLEFRQNLLQAALEFHGVAQDLSQQLDGLLGMLCVDVAPADGASIQQTLKLLEEKLKSVDVGLQGLREKGQGLLDQISNQASWAYGKDVTIENKENVDHIQGVMEDMQLRKQRCEDMVDVRRLKMLQMVQLFKCEEDASQAVEWLSELLDALLKTHIRLGDDAQETKVLLEKHRKFVDVAQSTYDYGRQLLQATVVLCQSLRCTSRSSGDTLPRLNRVWKQFTVASEERVHRLEMAIAFHSNAEKILQDCPEEPEAINDEEQFEEIEAVGKSLLDRLTVPVVYPDGTEQYFGSPSDMASTAEHIRDRMKLVSLKRQQLRHPEMVTSES is encoded by the exons TGAGAAATGTAAGGCCCGAGGATTTACCGTGATCGTGGATGGCAGGAAGTCTCAGTGGAATGTGGTGAAGACAGTAGTCTTAATGCTGCAG GTTATTTTAGTGTCTGCCAATAAGCTGACTCGTTACATAGAGCCATGCCAGCTGACAGAAGACTTTGGTGGGAGTCTTACCTACGATCACATGGACTGGCTAAATAAGAGGCTG GTCTTTGAGAAGTTTACAAAGGAGTCTACATCATTACTGGATGAGCTGGCTCTGATTAACAATGGAAGTGATAAGGGGAAtgagcaggagaaggagag GTCTGTGGACTTAAACTTTCTTCCGTCTGTTGACCCTGAGACAGTCCTTCAGACAg GGCATGAGTTGTTGTCTGAATTACAGCAGCGTCGGTTTAACGGCTCTGATGGAGGGGTCTCGTGGTCTCCTATGGATGATGAGCTGCTCGCACAGCCACAGGTTATGAAGCTGTTAGACTCACTCCGGGAGCAGTACACGCGCTACCAGGAAGTCTGCAGGCAGCGCAGTAAGCGCACGCAGTTAGAGGAGATCCAGCAGAAGGTGATGCAG GTTGTGAACTGGCTTGAAGGGCCTGGATCTGAACAGCTGAGAGCGCAGTGGGGGATTGGTGACTCCATCAGGGCTTCCCAGGCCCTGCAACAAAAGCATGAGGAGATCGAGAGCCAGCACAGT GAGTGGTTTGCAGTATATGTGGAGCTTAACCAGCAGATTGCAGCACTCTTGAACGCTGGGGATGAGGAGGATCTCGTGGAGTTGAAGTCTCTGCAGCAACAGCTTAGCGATGTTTGCTACCGACAGGCCAGTCAGCTAGAGTTCAGGCAAAATCTCCTACAGGCAGCTTTGGAATTTCATGGTGTGGCCCAAGAT TTATCTCAGCAGTTGGATGGCTTATTAGGTATGTTGTGCGTAGACGTAGCACCAGCTGATGGAGCATCGATTCAGCAAACTTTAAAACTGCTTGAAGAGAAGCTGAAAAGTGTTG ATGTGGGATTACAAGGCTTACGAGAAAAAGGTCAAGGTCTCCTGGATCAGATCTCCAATCAGGCTTCCTGGGCCTACGGAAAGGATGTAActattgaaaataaagaaaacgtgGACCACATACAAGGAGTGATGGAAGACATGCAGCTTAGAAAACAAAG ATGTGAGGACATGGTAGACGTGCGGAGGCTGAAGATGCTTCAGATGGTGCAGTTGTTTAAATGTGAAGAGGATGCTTCTCAG GCAGTAGAGTGGTTAAGTGAACTTCTGGATGCCCTGCTGAAGACCCACATCAGATTGGGCGATGATGCTCAGGAAACAAAAGTGTTACTGGAAAAACATCGAAAATTTGTTGATGTTGCACAG AGTACTTACGACTATGGCAGACAGTTGCTGCAGGCCACGGTCGTTCTGTGCCAGTCTTTGCGCTGTACTTCCCGGTCCTCAGGGGACACACTTCCTCGACTGAACAGAGTGTGGAAGCAGTTCACAGTAGCATCTGAAGAGAGAGTGCATAGGTTGGAAATGGCTATTGCCTTTCACTCAAATGCTGAAAAG ATTTTGCAAGACTGTCCAGAAGAGCCTGAAGCAATTAATGATGAGGAGCAGTTTGAGGAAATTGAAGCCGTTGGGAAGTCACTTTTGGATAGACTCACTGTCCCGGTGGTTTACCCCGATGG AactgaacaatattttgggagtCCAAGTGACATGGCTTCTACTGCAGAACACATCAGAGACAGAATGAAACTGGTCAGTCTCAAAAGGCAGCAGCTGAGACATCCCGAAATGGTGACCTCGGAAAGCTAA
- the Sestd1 gene encoding SEC14 domain and spectrin repeat-containing protein 1 isoform X3 translates to MLQNVVPAEVSLVCVVKPDEFWDKKVTHFCFWKEKDRLGFEVILVSANKLTRYIEPCQLTEDFGGSLTYDHMDWLNKRLVFEKFTKESTSLLDELALINNGSDKGNEQEKERSVDLNFLPSVDPETVLQTGHELLSELQQRRFNGSDGGVSWSPMDDELLAQPQVMKLLDSLREQYTRYQEVCRQRSKRTQLEEIQQKVMQVVNWLEGPGSEQLRAQWGIGDSIRASQALQQKHEEIESQHSEWFAVYVELNQQIAALLNAGDEEDLVELKSLQQQLSDVCYRQASQLEFRQNLLQAALEFHGVAQDLSQQLDGLLGMLCVDVAPADGASIQQTLKLLEEKLKSVDVGLQGLREKGQGLLDQISNQASWAYGKDVTIENKENVDHIQGVMEDMQLRKQRCEDMVDVRRLKMLQMVQLFKCEEDASQAVEWLSELLDALLKTHIRLGDDAQETKVLLEKHRKFVDVAQSTYDYGRQLLQATVVLCQSLRCTSRSSGDTLPRLNRVWKQFTVASEERVHRLEMAIAFHSNAEKILQDCPEEPEAINDEEQFEEIEAVGKSLLDRLTVPVVYPDGTEQYFGSPSDMASTAEHIRDRMKLVSLKRQQLRHPEMVTSES, encoded by the exons ATGCTGCAG AATGTTGTTCCAGCTGAGGTATCCCTTGTATGTGTAGTGAAGCCAGATGAATTCTGGGATAAGAAAGTAACACACTTTTGTTTTTGGAAAGAAAAGGATAGACTTGGCTTTGAG GTTATTTTAGTGTCTGCCAATAAGCTGACTCGTTACATAGAGCCATGCCAGCTGACAGAAGACTTTGGTGGGAGTCTTACCTACGATCACATGGACTGGCTAAATAAGAGGCTG GTCTTTGAGAAGTTTACAAAGGAGTCTACATCATTACTGGATGAGCTGGCTCTGATTAACAATGGAAGTGATAAGGGGAAtgagcaggagaaggagag GTCTGTGGACTTAAACTTTCTTCCGTCTGTTGACCCTGAGACAGTCCTTCAGACAg GGCATGAGTTGTTGTCTGAATTACAGCAGCGTCGGTTTAACGGCTCTGATGGAGGGGTCTCGTGGTCTCCTATGGATGATGAGCTGCTCGCACAGCCACAGGTTATGAAGCTGTTAGACTCACTCCGGGAGCAGTACACGCGCTACCAGGAAGTCTGCAGGCAGCGCAGTAAGCGCACGCAGTTAGAGGAGATCCAGCAGAAGGTGATGCAG GTTGTGAACTGGCTTGAAGGGCCTGGATCTGAACAGCTGAGAGCGCAGTGGGGGATTGGTGACTCCATCAGGGCTTCCCAGGCCCTGCAACAAAAGCATGAGGAGATCGAGAGCCAGCACAGT GAGTGGTTTGCAGTATATGTGGAGCTTAACCAGCAGATTGCAGCACTCTTGAACGCTGGGGATGAGGAGGATCTCGTGGAGTTGAAGTCTCTGCAGCAACAGCTTAGCGATGTTTGCTACCGACAGGCCAGTCAGCTAGAGTTCAGGCAAAATCTCCTACAGGCAGCTTTGGAATTTCATGGTGTGGCCCAAGAT TTATCTCAGCAGTTGGATGGCTTATTAGGTATGTTGTGCGTAGACGTAGCACCAGCTGATGGAGCATCGATTCAGCAAACTTTAAAACTGCTTGAAGAGAAGCTGAAAAGTGTTG ATGTGGGATTACAAGGCTTACGAGAAAAAGGTCAAGGTCTCCTGGATCAGATCTCCAATCAGGCTTCCTGGGCCTACGGAAAGGATGTAActattgaaaataaagaaaacgtgGACCACATACAAGGAGTGATGGAAGACATGCAGCTTAGAAAACAAAG ATGTGAGGACATGGTAGACGTGCGGAGGCTGAAGATGCTTCAGATGGTGCAGTTGTTTAAATGTGAAGAGGATGCTTCTCAG GCAGTAGAGTGGTTAAGTGAACTTCTGGATGCCCTGCTGAAGACCCACATCAGATTGGGCGATGATGCTCAGGAAACAAAAGTGTTACTGGAAAAACATCGAAAATTTGTTGATGTTGCACAG AGTACTTACGACTATGGCAGACAGTTGCTGCAGGCCACGGTCGTTCTGTGCCAGTCTTTGCGCTGTACTTCCCGGTCCTCAGGGGACACACTTCCTCGACTGAACAGAGTGTGGAAGCAGTTCACAGTAGCATCTGAAGAGAGAGTGCATAGGTTGGAAATGGCTATTGCCTTTCACTCAAATGCTGAAAAG ATTTTGCAAGACTGTCCAGAAGAGCCTGAAGCAATTAATGATGAGGAGCAGTTTGAGGAAATTGAAGCCGTTGGGAAGTCACTTTTGGATAGACTCACTGTCCCGGTGGTTTACCCCGATGG AactgaacaatattttgggagtCCAAGTGACATGGCTTCTACTGCAGAACACATCAGAGACAGAATGAAACTGGTCAGTCTCAAAAGGCAGCAGCTGAGACATCCCGAAATGGTGACCTCGGAAAGCTAA